In Hydrogenovibrio thermophilus, the following are encoded in one genomic region:
- a CDS encoding potassium channel family protein gives MNLKAIIGVEGVSQVESARAIQVGRYFSYAVFAALLVVVVQLVLDYADRGRDSIWISALVWAVFASELVVNLWLVRDKKRYLLHNWLNVLIVILVFPWIDYGGNWAAIFRALRLLLFLRVMSDVFIDVVALLRRNNFGVVLVVYVVFVVMSGAIFAVLEDTTFSNGVWYSLVTVTTIGYGDVVPVTEKGRAFGTVLIVFGVVLFSLVTANISAFLIGAEQKEREKEILKNVKLLQTHLDKQTEMSKAHIDEVLQKVSESVEEVERRMKVFHTENIGHGLDKLDVKRREEHDNLLHQIRRENERTLAEVKSLVDDLKKDKKIQ, from the coding sequence ATGAATTTAAAAGCCATTATCGGGGTCGAAGGGGTCAGTCAGGTCGAAAGCGCCAGAGCGATTCAGGTCGGGCGTTATTTCTCTTATGCCGTCTTTGCGGCCTTGTTGGTCGTGGTGGTTCAGTTGGTGCTGGATTATGCCGATCGCGGTCGTGACAGTATCTGGATTTCGGCCTTGGTTTGGGCTGTGTTTGCTTCCGAACTGGTGGTGAACCTGTGGCTGGTGCGCGATAAAAAACGTTATTTACTGCACAACTGGTTGAATGTGTTGATTGTGATACTGGTGTTCCCGTGGATCGATTACGGCGGCAACTGGGCCGCAATTTTCCGGGCCTTGCGGTTGTTGCTTTTCCTGCGCGTGATGTCGGATGTCTTCATCGATGTCGTGGCGCTGTTGAGGCGCAACAACTTTGGCGTGGTGCTGGTGGTCTATGTGGTGTTTGTGGTGATGTCCGGCGCCATTTTCGCCGTCCTGGAAGACACGACCTTTTCAAACGGTGTCTGGTATTCCCTGGTGACGGTGACGACCATCGGTTACGGTGATGTGGTGCCGGTGACTGAAAAAGGGCGTGCGTTTGGCACGGTTCTGATCGTGTTCGGTGTGGTGTTGTTTTCCTTGGTGACGGCGAATATTTCCGCTTTTTTGATTGGCGCCGAACAGAAAGAGCGTGAAAAGGAAATCCTGAAAAACGTCAAGCTGTTACAAACCCATTTGGATAAGCAAACCGAGATGAGTAAGGCTCACATTGATGAAGTCTTACAGAAGGTTTCCGAAAGTGTTGAAGAGGTTGAACGTCGCATGAAGGTGTTTCATACCGAAAATATCGGGCACGGTTTGGATAAACTGGATGTGAAACGCCGCGAAGAACACGACAATTTATTGCACCAAATTCGCCGTGAAAACGAGCGGACTTTAGCCGAGGTTAAGTCTCTGGTGGATGATTTGAAGAAAGATAAAAAAATTCAATGA
- a CDS encoding peroxiredoxin has translation MTDKARLGESIPAFSLPATNDRTITDSDFSGHYTILYFYPKDNTPGCTTEGQDFSAAYAELKQLNAQVFGVSKDSIRKHENFKAKFDFPFDLISDPDETLCNIFDVIKLKKNYGREYMGIERSTFLISPEGKLIHEWRKVKVKEHVKEVMDTLKTLSE, from the coding sequence ATGACTGACAAAGCACGACTGGGTGAAAGCATCCCCGCTTTCTCTTTACCCGCCACCAACGACCGCACCATCACCGATTCCGACTTTTCCGGCCATTACACCATTCTCTACTTCTACCCCAAAGACAATACGCCAGGCTGCACCACGGAAGGCCAGGATTTCAGCGCCGCTTATGCAGAACTGAAACAGCTCAACGCACAGGTTTTCGGCGTGTCCAAAGACTCGATTCGCAAGCATGAAAATTTCAAAGCGAAATTCGACTTTCCTTTCGATTTGATTTCCGACCCGGACGAAACCTTATGTAACATCTTCGACGTCATCAAATTGAAAAAAAATTACGGCCGCGAATACATGGGCATTGAACGCAGCACCTTTCTCATTAGCCCGGAAGGCAAGCTGATTCACGAATGGCGCAAAGTGAAAGTCAAAGAACACGTCAAGGAGGTCATGGACACACTCAAAACCCTTTCAGAATAA
- a CDS encoding LysR family transcriptional regulator, giving the protein MADRRLQVFYTVAKVLSFTKAAETLHMTQPAVTFQVKQLEEFFNTRLFDRTHNKITLTEAGKIVYDYAEKILDHYEKMNSEVRELTGEVTGSLLIGASTTIAEYMLPSLLGAFKKQFEDVNIRLQVGNTDAIVAMVENNMIDLGVVEAPVYNKNLEVEVCRLDEMVLIVPEGHPLSNRDKISVEDMRKYRYISREEGSGSRSVIDNYIREQGLSYSDLNVVMELGSPEAVKMAVESDVGIAIVSRTTIVKEMKLGTLKALPLDPPLTRPFSHVRQKHKFRHRAVGELLDFAVDYCKEKAVEQGFQLPTEEDMKKYTSRGQS; this is encoded by the coding sequence ATGGCTGACAGACGGCTTCAAGTATTTTACACGGTTGCGAAAGTATTGAGCTTTACTAAGGCAGCAGAGACCCTTCACATGACCCAGCCTGCGGTCACCTTCCAAGTCAAACAACTTGAAGAATTCTTCAACACCCGCTTATTCGACAGGACACACAACAAGATTACGCTCACCGAGGCGGGCAAGATTGTGTATGACTATGCCGAAAAAATACTCGACCACTACGAGAAGATGAACAGCGAAGTGAGGGAGCTCACCGGTGAGGTGACGGGCAGTCTTCTCATCGGGGCCAGTACCACCATTGCCGAATATATGCTGCCAAGCTTGCTGGGCGCCTTCAAAAAGCAATTTGAAGACGTCAATATCCGTTTGCAGGTTGGGAATACCGATGCCATTGTCGCCATGGTTGAAAACAATATGATCGACTTGGGCGTGGTGGAAGCGCCGGTTTACAACAAAAACCTGGAAGTCGAAGTCTGTCGTTTGGATGAGATGGTGTTGATTGTGCCGGAAGGACATCCTTTGTCGAACCGTGACAAAATTTCCGTCGAAGACATGCGTAAGTACCGTTATATTTCCCGAGAGGAAGGTTCCGGTTCGCGTTCGGTCATCGATAATTACATCCGTGAACAAGGGTTGAGTTATTCCGATTTGAATGTGGTCATGGAGCTGGGCAGCCCGGAAGCCGTGAAGATGGCGGTGGAATCGGATGTGGGGATTGCCATCGTTTCCCGTACTACCATCGTGAAAGAGATGAAGCTGGGTACCCTCAAGGCATTGCCGTTGGATCCTCCGTTAACGCGTCCTTTCTCTCACGTGCGTCAGAAGCACAAGTTCCGTCATCGTGCCGTGGGCGAGTTGCTGGATTTTGCCGTGGATTACTGTAAAGAGAAAGCCGTTGAACAAGGTTTCCAGTTGCCGACGGAAGAGGACATGAAAAAGTACACTTCTCGCGGACAGAGTTGA
- a CDS encoding PhoH family protein — MTNSPNRLFILDTNVLMHDPMALFNFEEHDIFISMTVLEELDAGKKGMSEVSRNVRETNRLIDQIISNASFDDIKAGLDLERIHPNKESETLHLGKLFFETEPLIASLPESLPSHKADNHILQTGLALKEHYPNRNVTLVTKDINMRIKSSAVGLHSEDYYNDRVLEDADLLFTGWEVLPEHFFEENFSKMKSWQEDNKTFYELEINDDNLHWFPNQCLISENESGFSAIVRKVDHQSAVLEYMHNFEQSKNSVWGITARNQEQNMAMNFLMDPEIDFVSLLGTAGTGKTLLALAAALEQTLDEGIYNEIIMTRATIPIGDDIGFLPGTEEEKMTPWMGALMDNLEVLTKSDGHATDWEKESTQELLNKRIKIKSLNFMRGRTFQNKFIILDEAQNLTPKQMKTLITRSGEGTKIVCLGNIGQIDSPYLTETTTGLTYIVDRFKYWPHSAHITLRQGERSRLAEYASDNL, encoded by the coding sequence ATGACCAACAGTCCAAACAGATTATTCATTCTCGACACCAATGTTTTAATGCATGACCCGATGGCGCTGTTCAATTTTGAAGAACACGACATTTTCATTTCCATGACCGTACTGGAAGAACTGGACGCCGGCAAAAAAGGGATGTCGGAAGTCTCCCGAAACGTCCGTGAAACCAACCGACTCATCGACCAGATCATCAGCAACGCCAGCTTTGACGACATCAAGGCCGGGCTTGATCTGGAACGCATTCACCCCAATAAAGAATCGGAAACATTACATCTAGGCAAACTGTTCTTCGAAACCGAACCGCTCATCGCTAGCCTACCGGAATCCTTACCCAGCCACAAAGCCGACAACCATATCCTGCAAACAGGTCTGGCTCTGAAAGAACATTACCCGAACCGCAACGTCACCCTGGTCACCAAAGACATCAACATGCGCATCAAGTCGTCGGCGGTCGGGTTGCACTCCGAAGATTATTACAACGACCGGGTTTTGGAAGACGCCGACTTACTGTTCACCGGCTGGGAAGTTCTGCCGGAGCACTTTTTCGAAGAAAATTTCAGCAAAATGAAGTCCTGGCAGGAAGACAACAAAACCTTCTACGAACTGGAAATCAACGACGACAACCTGCACTGGTTTCCCAACCAATGCCTGATCAGCGAAAACGAATCCGGTTTCAGCGCGATCGTGCGCAAGGTGGATCACCAATCGGCGGTTTTGGAATATATGCACAACTTCGAGCAATCCAAAAACAGCGTTTGGGGCATCACCGCCCGCAATCAGGAACAAAACATGGCCATGAACTTCCTGATGGATCCGGAAATCGACTTTGTTTCGCTACTCGGCACCGCCGGGACGGGGAAAACCCTGCTGGCCTTGGCCGCGGCGCTCGAGCAGACGCTGGATGAAGGCATCTATAATGAAATCATCATGACGCGTGCCACTATTCCAATCGGTGACGATATCGGCTTCCTACCGGGCACGGAAGAAGAGAAAATGACGCCTTGGATGGGTGCATTGATGGATAACCTCGAAGTCCTGACCAAATCCGATGGCCATGCCACCGATTGGGAAAAGGAATCGACTCAGGAATTGCTGAACAAACGCATTAAAATCAAGTCCCTGAATTTCATGCGCGGACGCACCTTCCAGAATAAATTCATCATCCTCGACGAGGCCCAGAACTTGACTCCCAAACAGATGAAAACCCTCATCACCCGCTCCGGCGAAGGCACCAAAATCGTTTGTCTGGGGAACATCGGACAGATTGACTCTCCCTACCTGACCGAAACCACCACCGGCTTGACCTACATTGTCGACCGCTTTAAATACTGGCCGCACAGCGCCCACATCACTTTGAGACAGGGTGAACGTTCTCGCTTGGCGGAATACGCTTCCGACAACCTGTAA